A region of Rhodohalobacter barkolensis DNA encodes the following proteins:
- the gcvT gene encoding glycine cleavage system aminomethyltransferase GcvT, whose amino-acid sequence MSKRTPFYQEHEKLGAKIIDFGGFDMPVQYEGIKQEHMAVRENAGLFDVSHMGEFFVRGPEALNLIQKVTINDASKLVPGKAQYTAMCYEDGGIVDDLLVYKLSDDEYMLVVNASNIEKDWDWITGQNSMNAEIENRSDDYALLALQGPKATEILQKLTETDVSAIKFYTFETGAVADQPGVIISATGYTGEKGFELYIDTKKADAGKIWSEIMKAGKEFGLEPAGLGARDTLRLEMGFALYGNDITKDTNPLEAGLGWLTKLDKGDFVGKEALIEIKEKGKNRKLTGFVIDEGRNVPRSGYKILDSDGNEIGFVTSGTQSISLNKGIGMGYIDIDHAKEGEQVNIQIRKKEVSATVSKPPFYKK is encoded by the coding sequence ATGTCTAAACGAACACCATTCTATCAGGAACACGAAAAACTGGGTGCTAAGATTATCGATTTTGGCGGGTTTGATATGCCGGTGCAGTACGAGGGAATCAAGCAGGAGCATATGGCCGTGCGTGAAAATGCCGGTCTGTTTGATGTATCTCATATGGGTGAATTTTTTGTTCGAGGACCCGAAGCTCTGAACCTGATTCAAAAAGTGACAATCAATGATGCCTCAAAGCTTGTGCCCGGAAAAGCGCAGTATACGGCAATGTGCTACGAGGATGGAGGAATTGTGGACGATCTGCTGGTTTATAAGCTTTCGGATGATGAGTATATGCTAGTGGTAAATGCATCAAACATTGAGAAAGACTGGGATTGGATTACCGGCCAGAACAGTATGAATGCAGAAATTGAGAATCGATCAGATGATTATGCACTGCTTGCACTGCAAGGACCAAAGGCGACAGAGATTCTTCAAAAACTAACGGAAACCGATGTCTCCGCGATCAAGTTCTACACTTTCGAAACCGGAGCCGTTGCAGACCAGCCGGGAGTGATCATTTCTGCAACCGGTTATACAGGAGAAAAGGGTTTTGAACTCTATATCGATACAAAAAAGGCCGATGCCGGAAAAATCTGGTCAGAAATCATGAAAGCCGGAAAAGAGTTCGGGTTGGAACCCGCCGGGTTGGGCGCGCGCGATACATTACGCCTTGAGATGGGTTTTGCACTATATGGAAATGATATCACCAAAGATACAAATCCGCTTGAAGCCGGCCTGGGCTGGTTAACCAAACTGGATAAAGGAGATTTTGTTGGTAAAGAAGCCTTGATCGAAATAAAGGAGAAAGGCAAAAATCGGAAACTGACCGGGTTTGTTATTGACGAGGGCAGAAATGTGCCTCGATCCGGATATAAAATTCTCGATTCGGATGGAAATGAAATCGGTTTTGTAACAAGCGGAACACAATCCATCTCTTTGAATAAAGGTATAGGGATGGGGTATATTGATATCGATCATGCCAAAGAGGGTGAACAGGTCAATATTCAAATTCGCAAAAAAGAAGTAAGTGCAACAGTATCAAAACCCCCATTTTACAAGAAATAA
- a CDS encoding Mrp/NBP35 family ATP-binding protein, translating into MSIHKEQIKSALSQVIHPEYEKDLISLDLIQDLIIQDKYVAFTLELPKKDDSLADYLKKECTKAVHKFADKEAILDITVGINISRQRELDGDDAPQQAQQQQQPKQEPVLPGVKNVIAVASGKGGVGKSTVAANLAVALAQTGARVGLLDTDIYGPSVPTMFDVKERPNITTQKKLIPIEKHGVHLVSMGFLVDTDQAMIWRGPMVTSAVKQFMQEVEWGELDYLILDLPPGTGDIQLTIVQTVPLTGAVIVSTPQTVALDDARKGVAMFSKVNVPVLGIVENMAYFVPDDMPEKKYYIFGKHGARNLAKKLEVPFLGEVPLREQIRETSDSGTPVVASDPASPAAIGLKEIANRVQQTISIQNQSGESGSKVDIKIRP; encoded by the coding sequence ATGTCTATTCACAAAGAACAAATTAAAAGTGCCCTGTCGCAGGTCATTCATCCCGAATACGAGAAAGATCTGATCTCGCTGGATCTGATTCAGGATCTGATTATTCAGGATAAGTATGTCGCCTTTACGCTGGAACTGCCCAAAAAGGACGACAGCCTTGCCGATTATCTGAAAAAAGAGTGTACCAAGGCGGTTCATAAATTTGCTGATAAAGAGGCTATTCTCGACATCACAGTTGGTATTAATATTTCACGACAGCGAGAGCTGGACGGAGATGACGCCCCTCAACAAGCTCAGCAGCAACAACAACCCAAACAGGAGCCTGTATTACCCGGCGTAAAAAATGTGATTGCCGTTGCATCCGGTAAAGGCGGAGTGGGTAAATCTACGGTAGCTGCGAACCTTGCCGTTGCATTGGCTCAAACCGGAGCGCGGGTAGGACTGCTCGATACCGATATTTACGGGCCCAGCGTTCCAACCATGTTTGATGTGAAGGAGAGACCGAATATCACGACCCAGAAAAAACTGATTCCAATTGAGAAACACGGTGTACATCTCGTTTCCATGGGCTTTTTGGTTGATACGGATCAGGCAATGATCTGGCGCGGGCCGATGGTAACGAGTGCTGTTAAACAGTTTATGCAGGAAGTTGAATGGGGTGAGCTCGATTATCTGATTTTAGACCTCCCACCCGGAACCGGTGATATTCAGTTAACCATTGTACAAACCGTACCTCTGACCGGAGCCGTGATTGTATCCACCCCACAAACCGTGGCATTGGATGACGCTCGAAAAGGCGTTGCCATGTTCAGCAAGGTGAATGTACCCGTTTTAGGTATCGTAGAAAATATGGCCTACTTCGTTCCTGACGATATGCCCGAGAAGAAGTACTATATTTTTGGAAAGCACGGTGCCAGAAACTTGGCTAAGAAGCTCGAAGTTCCATTTTTAGGTGAAGTACCGCTCAGAGAACAGATCCGTGAAACTAGTGATTCCGGTACTCCGGTTGTAGCTTCCGACCCTGCATCCCCAGCCGCAATTGGCTTGAAGGAGATTGCCAATCGTGTGCAACAAACCATTTCAATACAAAATCAAAGCGGTGAATCGGGAAGCAAGGTTGATATTAAGATTCGCCCCTGA
- a CDS encoding TlpA family protein disulfide reductase codes for MTDQKEKAKKRKKSLIEWGVIIGVIAFLYLTGLHTSIIGTLQKGLLATGLIKPSIPSVTDTFPEANRDFYMADEEGQVISLANFDGEVVFMNIWATWCPPCIAEMPSINKLYQQFDESDNVKFVLVSMDEDFEKAKQFMEKRGFDMPIYHYRTKVPGTYESSVIPTTYVISGDGKLMMEKQGLAKYDTSEFEQFLRDLAEI; via the coding sequence ATGACAGACCAGAAAGAAAAAGCAAAAAAAAGGAAAAAGTCCTTGATTGAGTGGGGTGTTATCATTGGCGTAATTGCATTTCTCTACCTCACCGGACTTCACACATCGATTATTGGCACACTGCAGAAAGGACTGCTAGCCACCGGACTGATCAAACCATCGATACCCTCGGTAACAGATACATTCCCGGAGGCCAACCGGGATTTTTATATGGCTGATGAAGAGGGGCAAGTTATCTCGCTCGCCAATTTTGACGGTGAAGTGGTTTTTATGAACATCTGGGCAACCTGGTGCCCGCCCTGCATTGCCGAGATGCCATCAATCAACAAACTTTACCAGCAATTCGATGAGTCGGATAACGTAAAATTCGTGCTGGTCTCCATGGATGAGGATTTTGAAAAAGCCAAACAGTTTATGGAGAAAAGGGGTTTCGATATGCCCATTTACCACTACCGGACAAAAGTACCCGGAACGTACGAAAGCAGCGTCATTCCCACTACTTACGTGATTTCAGGTGATGGTAAACTCATGATGGAGAAACAAGGTCTCGCAAAATATGACACTTCTGAGTTTGAGCAGTTTTTGCGGGATCTTGCTGAGATTTGA
- a CDS encoding T9SS type A sorting domain-containing protein, whose protein sequence is MNLRYIKTDLVGKPFKSLLLLVALSLSTVFSVNAQETISKSDQFILQPAPEMGEICKLPPTDINRNYFKKAEDNFRKANNEVRSANFEITYVNSCDNGTEWPAEAQTAFEYAMGVWETYLQSEIPIRIEASWTPRDENVLGSAGPTLVARPQNGEPETFYSIAQASAMSGVDQLEGNSFGEDHDIVINMNCNFSDWYFGTDANTPTGMIDFVTVVLHEIGHGIGFIGTMGVDEDSQTGSHGLGDNNWPFIYDRYTQDGQGVELLNTSTYPNPSVELYQALTGQRDGVFFNGQDATGVFSAQPVPLYSPPEWNGGSSYSHLDQDTFSQQQYLESALMRPRIDRQFAVHSPGPVFCGMLSDWGWPLGSNCLELVGAESEIVVDNESIQEGLDFGVTNVGNRVERTIEIANAASAEDPLSYSITVDNDNYVVSPAGLARGSIEPGQNVEVIIRYIPRNDRIHEGFARISHNANNASSPLTVSLKGEALRENEIARLEDNYPNPFNPTTTIPYVLPEASEVRLDVYNVSGQLVQTLVNEQQPEGRYELQFEAGSLASGMYFYRLIVNDFVNTKRLLLIK, encoded by the coding sequence ATGAATCTACGTTACATAAAAACCGATTTGGTTGGTAAACCATTCAAGTCTTTACTGCTGCTTGTAGCTCTCTCGTTATCTACTGTATTTTCAGTAAATGCTCAAGAGACTATTTCCAAGTCTGATCAATTTATTTTGCAACCGGCACCGGAAATGGGAGAGATTTGCAAACTGCCTCCAACTGATATTAATCGAAACTATTTCAAAAAAGCTGAAGATAATTTCAGAAAAGCGAACAACGAAGTAAGGTCCGCCAATTTTGAAATTACTTATGTAAACAGTTGTGATAACGGAACTGAATGGCCTGCCGAGGCACAAACCGCTTTTGAATACGCCATGGGAGTTTGGGAAACGTATCTTCAGTCAGAAATACCGATTCGCATTGAGGCCAGCTGGACTCCACGTGATGAAAATGTACTTGGGAGTGCCGGACCCACATTGGTAGCAAGACCTCAAAATGGCGAACCGGAAACGTTTTATTCCATCGCACAGGCAAGTGCGATGTCGGGCGTGGATCAGCTGGAAGGTAATAGTTTTGGTGAGGATCATGATATTGTGATCAACATGAACTGTAACTTTAGCGATTGGTACTTTGGAACGGATGCGAACACACCAACCGGAATGATCGATTTTGTTACCGTTGTGCTTCACGAGATAGGTCACGGCATTGGTTTTATCGGGACAATGGGAGTTGATGAAGATTCTCAAACAGGAAGTCATGGACTTGGAGATAATAACTGGCCATTTATCTATGATCGGTATACTCAGGATGGACAGGGGGTTGAATTGTTAAATACATCAACCTATCCAAATCCATCTGTTGAACTCTATCAAGCATTGACCGGTCAGCGTGATGGTGTATTTTTTAATGGTCAGGATGCTACCGGAGTATTTAGTGCACAACCGGTGCCGCTTTATTCACCGCCTGAATGGAATGGAGGATCGTCTTACTCACATTTGGATCAAGACACTTTTTCTCAGCAACAATATCTTGAAAGTGCACTGATGCGTCCGCGTATTGACAGGCAATTTGCGGTTCATTCTCCGGGACCTGTTTTTTGTGGTATGTTGAGTGACTGGGGCTGGCCTCTGGGCAGTAACTGTCTGGAACTGGTTGGAGCTGAATCTGAAATAGTTGTAGATAATGAATCTATTCAGGAAGGATTAGATTTTGGAGTTACGAATGTAGGAAACCGGGTTGAGCGAACTATCGAAATTGCGAATGCGGCTTCTGCAGAGGATCCATTATCGTACAGCATTACTGTAGATAACGACAATTATGTAGTATCTCCTGCAGGTCTCGCGAGGGGAAGTATAGAGCCGGGGCAAAATGTGGAAGTAATCATCCGTTACATTCCAAGAAATGATCGCATTCATGAAGGTTTTGCCCGGATTTCGCACAATGCCAACAATGCTTCCAGTCCGCTTACGGTAAGCCTAAAAGGTGAAGCTCTTCGCGAAAATGAAATTGCCAGACTTGAGGATAACTATCCGAATCCATTCAACCCAACAACAACCATTCCATATGTACTTCCGGAGGCATCTGAAGTACGGCTGGATGTCTATAATGTTAGCGGCCAATTGGTACAAACGCTGGTCAACGAACAACAACCTGAAGGGCGCTATGAGCTTCAGTTTGAAGCTGGCAGCCTGGCGAGCGGTATGTACTTCTACAGACTGATCGTAAATGATTTTGTAAACACAAAGCGTTTACTGCTGATCAAATAA
- a CDS encoding TspO/MBR family protein, whose translation MRTAKLTLPVQIMGLLFWLILCYLVAWTGAQVSPGIASPEWYNALNKPTWNPPAWLFGPVWSALYTMMGIAAWLIWKDYGIKHAKPAIIVFLIQLALNGLWSQLFFNFQALGWALIEIIILLGAIFITTYLFFQKNRAAGWLMVPYILWVSFATALTVAIWVLN comes from the coding sequence ATGAGAACTGCAAAACTCACTCTGCCCGTTCAAATTATGGGACTGCTATTTTGGTTGATCCTTTGCTACCTGGTAGCTTGGACCGGGGCTCAGGTTTCTCCGGGAATCGCTTCACCGGAATGGTATAATGCGCTAAACAAACCAACCTGGAATCCACCGGCGTGGCTTTTCGGACCGGTATGGTCTGCCCTCTACACGATGATGGGAATTGCAGCCTGGTTAATCTGGAAAGATTACGGTATTAAACACGCAAAACCGGCAATTATTGTATTCCTTATTCAACTTGCACTGAACGGGTTGTGGTCTCAACTATTTTTCAACTTCCAGGCTCTCGGGTGGGCACTCATTGAAATCATCATACTTTTGGGAGCTATTTTCATTACCACCTACCTGTTCTTTCAAAAAAATAGAGCCGCCGGATGGCTGATGGTTCCCTACATTTTATGGGTTAGCTTCGCTACCGCACTCACTGTTGCGATTTGGGTGTTGAATTGA
- a CDS encoding peptide chain release factor 3, translated as MSQAATKIKENIIEREAARRRTFAIISHPDAGKTTLTEKLLLYGGALHEAGSIRARKATRHAASDWMSIEQDRGISVTSSVLRFEKDDIKYNLLDTPGHKDFSEDTLRTLVAADSGLMVIDVAKGVEEQTEKLFEVCKMRRVPVITFVNKCDRPGMEPLEVLSNVENKLGIEAIPASWPVGYGQKFQGIYDLIGKELHLYRKSEHGAKKAEMEIFSLDEGLDETNLSEAEKEQLQEEVMLIEDMFADMDQDKFKVGEASPVFFGSALNNFGLDVFLKYFSDLAPSPQIYSDADGNERELDEPFSGFIFKLQANMNPDHRDCAAFIRITSGKFERGLNVIHEGTGKKVKMSTPHTLMGDERNILEEAYPGDIVSLFSPGFFRIGSTLYEKEPVRFNVIPLFTPEHFMKVSTKDPFKRKQLREGLKQLSEEGVVHVFEVPNGVGNELLLGTVGVLQFEVVQHRMQGEYGVELYMQPVNYHAARWLPQEADDIIKKLESSYSTHVTKDMEENPIVLFESAYALSQAEEKVGGENLFKYKQD; from the coding sequence ATGTCACAGGCTGCAACCAAGATCAAAGAAAATATCATCGAGCGGGAAGCCGCACGCAGGAGAACGTTTGCCATTATCTCTCACCCGGATGCCGGTAAAACCACTCTGACCGAGAAACTGCTTCTCTATGGAGGCGCTCTTCACGAGGCGGGGTCTATTCGTGCCCGGAAAGCAACCCGTCATGCCGCATCCGATTGGATGTCGATCGAGCAGGACAGAGGAATTTCGGTTACATCATCTGTGCTCCGGTTTGAAAAAGATGACATCAAATATAATTTGTTAGATACCCCGGGTCACAAAGACTTTTCTGAAGATACACTGCGTACCCTTGTTGCTGCCGACAGCGGACTGATGGTGATTGATGTGGCCAAGGGAGTTGAGGAGCAGACCGAAAAACTGTTTGAAGTCTGCAAAATGAGACGTGTGCCGGTGATCACCTTTGTGAATAAGTGCGACCGTCCCGGTATGGAACCGCTGGAAGTACTCAGTAATGTAGAAAATAAACTCGGCATTGAAGCGATTCCCGCCAGCTGGCCGGTTGGGTACGGGCAAAAATTTCAGGGAATTTATGATCTGATCGGAAAGGAGCTCCATCTGTACCGAAAGTCAGAACATGGAGCCAAGAAAGCAGAAATGGAAATCTTCTCACTGGATGAGGGATTGGATGAAACCAATCTGTCGGAGGCTGAAAAGGAGCAGCTACAGGAAGAAGTGATGCTGATTGAGGATATGTTTGCCGATATGGATCAGGATAAGTTTAAAGTAGGTGAGGCATCTCCGGTATTTTTTGGATCTGCCCTGAACAACTTCGGTCTTGATGTGTTCTTAAAGTATTTCTCCGATTTGGCACCGTCTCCGCAAATCTATTCCGATGCGGATGGAAATGAACGGGAGCTGGATGAACCGTTTAGCGGATTTATTTTCAAGTTGCAGGCCAATATGAACCCCGATCACCGGGATTGCGCAGCGTTTATCAGAATTACATCCGGAAAGTTTGAGCGCGGACTGAATGTGATTCATGAGGGCACCGGTAAAAAAGTAAAAATGTCTACTCCCCACACGTTAATGGGAGATGAGAGAAATATTCTGGAAGAGGCCTACCCCGGAGATATTGTATCATTGTTCAGCCCCGGATTTTTCAGAATCGGGTCTACGCTTTACGAAAAGGAACCGGTACGTTTTAACGTAATTCCTCTCTTTACTCCGGAGCACTTTATGAAGGTATCCACCAAGGATCCATTCAAACGGAAGCAGCTTCGCGAGGGACTGAAACAGCTATCGGAAGAGGGTGTGGTTCACGTCTTTGAAGTGCCGAACGGTGTTGGGAATGAGCTTTTGTTAGGAACCGTGGGTGTGCTTCAGTTTGAAGTGGTTCAGCACAGAATGCAGGGAGAGTACGGCGTGGAGCTTTATATGCAGCCGGTGAATTATCACGCCGCGCGTTGGTTGCCTCAGGAGGCAGATGATATCATTAAAAAACTGGAGAGCAGCTACTCTACGCATGTCACGAAGGATATGGAAGAGAATCCGATTGTTCTGTTTGAAAGTGCATACGCCTTGTCACAAGCCGAAGAGAAAGTAGGTGGCGAAAATCTGTTTAAGTACAAGCAGGATTGA
- a CDS encoding fasciclin domain-containing protein, giving the protein MTTFKKTSAIFTALFSLILIAGINLSVAQSGNVVDVINESDDHTILSELLEITELNNVIAQQGPFTVVAPTDAAFEEMGSELDELREDPERAQNVVIGHLFQGEVPAEEAEPALNIEISEGDIPATNGLVHITDTVIMN; this is encoded by the coding sequence ATGACTACTTTCAAGAAAACTTCCGCAATTTTTACAGCACTTTTCTCACTCATTTTAATTGCAGGCATTAATCTTTCCGTTGCGCAAAGCGGTAATGTAGTGGATGTAATTAATGAGAGCGATGATCACACAATCCTTTCAGAGCTGTTGGAAATAACAGAGTTGAATAATGTGATTGCACAACAAGGTCCATTCACAGTAGTTGCACCTACGGATGCAGCGTTTGAAGAGATGGGCTCCGAATTGGATGAACTGAGAGAAGATCCTGAAAGAGCACAGAACGTTGTGATTGGTCACCTGTTCCAAGGTGAAGTACCGGCTGAAGAAGCTGAACCCGCACTGAATATTGAGATATCAGAAGGCGATATTCCGGCCACTAACGGTCTTGTTCATATCACGGATACCGTAATCATGAACTAA
- a CDS encoding four helix bundle protein has protein sequence MSYKKLLVWQEARKLSIDIHQMSLNLPRFELYESGSQIRRSSKSIRSNIVEGYGRRKYQNDYLRFLTYAHASVDETRDHLETLFETGSLKDEKIFSDLCKRVDMIGKMLYKLIKRIERDI, from the coding sequence ATGAGTTATAAGAAACTGTTGGTTTGGCAAGAGGCAAGAAAGCTATCCATTGATATTCATCAGATGTCTTTAAATTTGCCAAGATTTGAACTGTATGAATCCGGTAGTCAAATCAGACGTTCATCTAAATCTATTCGTTCGAATATCGTAGAAGGGTATGGGAGACGAAAATATCAAAATGACTACTTGCGATTTCTTACATATGCCCATGCATCTGTGGATGAAACCAGAGATCATTTGGAAACATTGTTTGAAACAGGATCGCTTAAGGATGAAAAGATCTTCAGTGATTTGTGCAAGAGAGTTGATATGATTGGAAAAATGCTCTACAAATTGATCAAAAGAATAGAGAGGGATATTTAA
- a CDS encoding aminotransferase class V-fold PLP-dependent enzyme produces the protein MNCQKHLFDLDDNHHYLNCAFLSPLLKSVEEAGISGVQSKKRPWEVTPNHFFEDSERVRSLFAKLVHADSPESVAILPAVSYGMGIVAKNLPAKKGGNVVVAGDQFPSNVYPWMRFCEENDCELKIVEAPKQFENRGKVWNEQILEAIDSQTVLVAMANVHWTDGTLFDLEEIGKVARSHDAFFVIDGTQSVGALPFDVQKVQPDALICAGYKWLMGPYGTALGYFGPRLMNGIPLEEGWIARKNSRDFAGLVDYEEEYESGARRFDVGQRSNFINMPMMVKALEQILEWNPAEIQNYCREISRDSILKLKEHGFRFEEEAYRASHLFGIYLPDSASKEEIREKLARQNIHVSVRGSAIRVSPNVYNTREDLEKLVEALA, from the coding sequence ATGAATTGTCAGAAACACCTGTTTGACCTCGATGACAATCACCACTATCTGAACTGCGCGTTTCTCTCCCCTCTGCTCAAGTCGGTTGAAGAGGCCGGGATTTCAGGCGTTCAATCCAAAAAGAGGCCGTGGGAAGTGACGCCCAATCACTTCTTTGAGGATTCGGAAAGGGTTCGATCTCTTTTTGCAAAACTGGTTCACGCCGATTCTCCTGAGAGCGTGGCGATCCTGCCTGCCGTATCGTACGGAATGGGAATTGTGGCGAAGAATCTGCCCGCTAAAAAAGGAGGAAATGTTGTGGTTGCCGGTGACCAGTTTCCGAGTAACGTCTATCCCTGGATGCGGTTTTGTGAGGAGAATGACTGTGAATTGAAAATCGTGGAGGCACCCAAACAATTTGAGAACCGCGGAAAGGTTTGGAATGAGCAAATCTTAGAAGCGATCGATAGTCAGACTGTGCTGGTCGCGATGGCCAATGTCCATTGGACCGATGGAACACTCTTTGACCTGGAGGAGATCGGGAAAGTGGCTCGGAGCCATGACGCGTTTTTTGTGATAGACGGAACGCAGTCGGTGGGTGCCCTCCCGTTCGATGTTCAAAAGGTTCAGCCGGATGCCCTGATCTGCGCGGGATATAAATGGCTGATGGGTCCGTATGGTACGGCGCTGGGATATTTTGGTCCTCGATTGATGAATGGAATTCCACTGGAAGAGGGGTGGATTGCCCGCAAAAACAGCCGTGATTTTGCCGGACTCGTGGACTACGAAGAAGAGTACGAATCAGGCGCACGACGGTTTGATGTGGGGCAGCGAAGTAATTTCATCAACATGCCGATGATGGTAAAAGCACTGGAGCAGATTTTGGAGTGGAATCCGGCCGAGATTCAAAACTACTGCCGGGAAATTTCGCGTGACTCCATCCTAAAACTAAAAGAGCACGGTTTCCGGTTTGAAGAAGAGGCGTACCGGGCGTCTCACCTTTTTGGAATCTATCTGCCTGATTCTGCTTCCAAAGAAGAGATTCGAGAAAAACTGGCCAGGCAAAACATTCACGTCTCCGTCCGCGGTTCGGCGATAAGAGTTTCGCCCAATGTTTACAACACAAGAGAGGATTTGGAGAAGTTGGTTGAGGCTTTAGCCTGA
- a CDS encoding DUF72 domain-containing protein, with protein sequence MAIKKYHIGLTQWGFKEWKGNFFTDDAKPDQFLKQYASVFNSVEGNTTFYRAPSPETVIKWGDQVSDDFKFCFKFPQSITHYKRLKDVEDEVNSFLDLFDPIRNKLGPFHIQLSSQFSYNEMEKLETMIENLPPHHHYALEVRHPDFYDKGRKEHHLEDLMKSYRIDRVVFDTRRLHSLKSDDPSIKTAQGKKPQMPVRFDTTGNKPFIRFVGANDVLNNESYLKEWAIITADWIREGKHPYIFIHAPDTLHAPKLARYFHNELMKLMELNPMPAWPIDKKDEQLGLFS encoded by the coding sequence ATGGCGATCAAAAAATATCATATCGGGCTTACCCAATGGGGATTCAAGGAGTGGAAGGGCAACTTCTTTACGGATGATGCCAAGCCGGATCAGTTTCTGAAGCAGTATGCTTCGGTGTTCAACTCGGTGGAGGGAAATACCACGTTTTATCGCGCCCCTTCGCCGGAAACGGTTATCAAGTGGGGCGATCAGGTTTCGGATGATTTTAAATTCTGTTTCAAATTTCCGCAGAGCATTACCCATTACAAGCGGCTGAAGGATGTGGAGGATGAGGTGAACTCCTTCCTGGATCTTTTCGACCCGATTCGCAATAAACTCGGTCCGTTTCATATTCAGCTCAGCTCACAGTTCTCCTACAACGAGATGGAGAAACTGGAAACGATGATTGAAAATCTCCCGCCGCATCATCACTACGCCCTGGAGGTTCGTCACCCCGATTTTTACGACAAAGGCCGAAAGGAGCACCACCTGGAAGATCTGATGAAAAGCTATCGCATTGATCGGGTTGTGTTTGATACACGCCGACTTCACTCGCTAAAAAGTGACGACCCCTCTATCAAAACGGCACAGGGCAAAAAGCCGCAGATGCCGGTCCGGTTTGATACGACCGGAAACAAACCGTTTATCCGGTTTGTGGGCGCTAACGATGTGCTTAACAATGAATCGTACCTGAAAGAGTGGGCGATCATCACGGCCGACTGGATTCGTGAAGGCAAACATCCCTACATTTTTATACACGCTCCGGATACGCTGCACGCCCCAAAACTGGCACGCTACTTCCACAACGAATTGATGAAGCTGATGGAGCTCAATCCAATGCCCGCCTGGCCCATCGACAAAAAAGATGAACAATTAGGACTTTTTTCATGA